The following are encoded together in the Cicer arietinum cultivar CDC Frontier isolate Library 1 chromosome 2, Cicar.CDCFrontier_v2.0, whole genome shotgun sequence genome:
- the LOC101514163 gene encoding formin-like protein 4 codes for MSLNMKFLLLSIVLLLLQSCLISTCYCQTNSPQNIETLYPIETPQQDTTTQPQNPQASPPSSTQGPVSSNSSSNGKIVTAIAATATGTLVVSVLIFFLVHKCFKAKRKNVIATNTSSSLDDSVVPKVNVFEKMEGNIKGLIVDEEGLDVIYWRKLEDKNSNKDLQKGVVLNSHHENKEDYDHEGEKLESNQEIHLLRGKSSTSHMNIFPQESSYTIMRITPPAPPPHIVPSLDSPTQPFSLNLLPSTSTSSPKPPSTSFSSIPKNMTSSERKSQKPPPPPPPPPPISDRKISGSPPPPPPPPPIPDRISPAPPPPPPPPSSVSTRKFSSPPPPPPPKTSGLKLKSSSKPPPTPIETQATKSKQGKSSSEVKLKPLHWDKVNTNLDHSMVWDKIDRGSFRVDDDLMEALFGYVAAKQNSNTPKGNESTSPKSDAASTNAFILDPRKSQNTAIVLKSLAVSRKEIIDSIIDGQGLNADTIEKLSRIAPTEEEQSNILEYEGDTAKLAAAESFLYHILKAVPSAFKRLNAMLFRLNYDTEIVEIKEFLQTLEMACKELRNQGVFVKLLEAVLKAGNRMNAGTNRGNAQAFNLVSLRKLSDVKSIDGKTTLLHFVVEEVVRSEGKRAVLNRNHSLSRSSSRSSSSSNVGESQKSANTDGQPQKEYIKLGLPIVGGVSAEFSNVKKVALTDYNSFVGSISALSARIVEIRQVILQCRNDKGGKFVREMNHFLENAEKELQLVREEQTKVMQLVKRTTDYYQGGASKDSAGEQSLYLFVIVKDFLGMVDQACIEIARNMQKRKTPKAQF; via the exons ATGTCTTTGAACATGAAGTTTCTTCTGCTAAGCATTGTTCTTCTTTTACTACAAAGTTGTTTAATATCAACATGTTATTGCCAAACCAATTCACCTCAAAACATTGAAACTTTGTATCCAATTGAAACTCCACAACAAGACACAACAACACAACCTCAAAATCCACAAGCATCACCACCATCATCAACACAAGGACCAGTTTCATCAAATTCTTCATCAAATGGTAAAATAGTAACTGCTATAGCTGCAACTGCAACAGGAACACTAGTTGTTTCTGTTCTGATTTTCTTCTTAGTTCATAAATGCTTCAAAGCAAAGAGAAAAAATGTGATAGCTACCAACACTTCTTCTTCTTTAGATGATAGTGTTGTGCCTAAGGTaaatgtgtttgagaaaatggaAGGTAACATTAAAGGACTTATAGTTGATGAGGAAGGTTTAGATGTAATTTATTGGAGAAAACTTGAAGATAAAAACTCAAATAAAGATTTACAAAAAGGTGTTGTTTTGAATAGCCATCATGAAAACAAAGAAGATTATGATCATGAAGGGGAAAAATTAGAGTCTAATCAAGAAATTCATTTGCTTAGAGGGAAATCTTCAACCTCTCATATGAATATATTTCCACAAGAATCATCATATACAATTATGAGAATTACACCACCTGCTCCTCCTCCTCATATTGTTCCTTCATTAGACTCTCCTACTCAACCATTTTCTCTTAACCTTCTTCCTTCAACTTCAACTTCATCACCAAAACCACCCTCCACTTCTTTCTCATCAATTCCAAAAAATATGACCAGTTCTGAAAGAAAAAGTCAAAAACCACCACCGCCACCACCTCCTCCTCCACCGATATCTGATAGAAAAATCTCAGGATCGCCGCCGCCTCCACCTCCACCTCCACCAATTCCAGATAGAATTAGTCCTGCACCACCACCGCCACCTCCACCTCCGTCCTCAGTATCCACTAGAAAATTTTcatcaccaccaccacctcctcCACCAAAGACTAGTGGATTGAAATTGAAGTCATCATCAAAACCACCACCTACACCTATTGAAACACAAGCTACCAAAAGTAAGCAAGGGAAGTCATCAAGTGAAGTAAAATTGAAACCATTGCATTGGGATAAGGTGAATACTAATCTTGATCACTCTATGGTTTGGGATAAAATCGACCGCGGTTCATTCAG GGTTGATGATGATCTTATGGAAGCTCTATTCGGGTATGTTGCAGCCAAACAAAACAGTAACACGCCAAAAGGAAATGAATCAACAAGTCCAAAAAGTGATGCAGCATCAACAAATGCTTTCATTCTGGATCCTAGAAAATCACAGAACACTGCTATAGTTTTGAAATCTCTTGCAGTCTCACGTAAAGAAATCATTGATTCAATCATCGATGGTCAAGGACTTAATGCAGATACAATTGAAAAGCTTTCTAGAATAGCTCCAACAGAAGAAGAGCAATCTAACATACTTGAATATGAAGGAGACACAGCAAAACTTGCAGCTGCTGAATCTTTCTTGTACCACATTCTCAAAGCAGTTCCTTCCGCGTTTAAGCGATTGAATGCTATGCTATTCAGGTTGAATTATGATACTGAGATTGTAGAGATCAAGGAGTTTCTGCAGACACTTGAGATGGCGTGTAAGGAGCTTAGAAACCAAGGAGTTTTTGTGAAGCTTCTTGAAGCAGTTCTTAAGGCTGGAAACCGAATGAATGCAGGTACTAATAGAGGTAATGCTCAAGCTTTCAACTTGGTTTCTCTAAGGAAGCTCTCTGATGTTAAGAGCATTGATGGAAAAACCACATTGCTTCACTTTGTGGTTGAAGAAGTAGTCCGCTCGGAAGGAAAACGTGCGGTTCTTAACCGCAACCATAGTTTAAGCCGTAGCAGTAGTAGGAGCAGTAGCAGCAGCAACGTTGGAGAGTCTCAGAAATCGGCTAATACAGATGGGCAACCACAAAAGGAGTATATAAAACTAGGATTGCCAATTGTAGGAGGGGTCAGTGCCGAGTTTTCCAATGTAAAGAAAGTTGCTCTAACAGACTACAATAGTTTTGTTGGTTCTATCTCAGCACTGTCAGCAAGAATAGTTGAAATTCGACAAGTCATTTTGCAGTGTAGAAATGATAAAGGAGGAAAGTTTGTGAGAGAGATGAATCATTTTCTTGAAAATGCTGAGAAGGAATTGCAATTAGTGAGGGAAGAACAAACAAAGGTAATGCAGCTTGTTAAGAGAACAACAGATTATTATCAAGGAGGAGCTTCAAAAGATAGTGCAGGAGAACAGTCTCTTTATCTATTTGTCATAGTCAAGGATTTTCTAGGAATGGTTGATCAAGCTTGCATAGAAATTGCTCGTAACATGCAGAAAAGGAAGACACCTAAGGcacagttttaa
- the LOC101508475 gene encoding germin-like protein subfamily 1 member 1 gives MRTQIHFHSLPLLLLFTLSLLLGQCKPDPDPLQDYCIADNKSTFFINGVPCIDPKQATSSHFVTSSLSKPANTTNMFGFSVTPTNTNNLPGLNTLGLVLVRIDIERNGIVPPHSHPRASEVTTCLKGLLLVGFIDTNNRVFTQNLNPGESFVFPKGLVHFLYNRDSKEPALAISGLNSQNPGSQIASIATFASKPSIPDEILKKAFQISGKDVKIIRENLGG, from the coding sequence ATGAGAACCCAAATCCATTTTCACTCTCttccattattattattgttcaCCCTATCTCTCCTATTGGGCCAATGCAAGCCTGACCCTGACCCACTTCAAGATTATTGCATTGCAGATAACAAAAGCACTTTTTTCATCAATGGGGTACCTTGCATTGACCCAAAACAAGCTACTTCATCTCATTTTGTAACATCTTCATTATCAAAGCCCGCTAACACAACAAACATGTTTGGTTTTAGTGTCACCCCAACAAACACTAATAACCTTCCTGGGCTTAACACATTGGGCCTTGTATTAGTTCGAATTGATATAGAACGTAATGGGATTGTGCCACCACATTCTCACCCACGGGCCTCAGAAGTTACAACATGCTTAAAAGGGCTTTTACTTGTGGGCTTTATTGATACAAATAATCGTGTTTTTACTCAAAATTTAAATCCTGGTGAATCATTTGTTTTTCCAAAGGGTCTTGTACATTTTTTGTATAATCGTGATTCTAAGGAACCAGCATTGGCAATTTCTGGGCTTAATAGTCAAAACCCAGGTTCACAAATTGCATCAATTGCAACATTTGCTAGTAAACCTTCCATTCCTGATGAAATACTTAAGAAGGCTTTTCAAATTAGTGGTAAGGATGTGAAAATTATTAGGGAAAATCTTGGTGGTTGA
- the LOC101508153 gene encoding probable galacturonosyltransferase-like 9, whose amino-acid sequence MLPLRLTLLVSSLLLCSLFQPFCLGIRSFPTTTTTTTDNTNNPFQFSEAPEYRNGAGCPVPGNHNSIPSCDPSLVHIAMTLDSGYLRGSIAAVHSVLRHSSCPENVFFHFISAEFDSLSPRVLTRLVRSIFPSLNFKVYIFREDTVINLISSSIRLALENPLNYARNYLGDMLDTCVERVIYLDSDLVVVDDIFKLWTVKMSESRVIGAPEYCHANFTKYFTDEFWNDPLLSRVFGTRKACYFNTGVMVMDLVKWREGNYRKRIENWMELQKKKRIYELGSLPPFLLVFGGNVEAIDHRWNQHGLGGDNLNGVCRSLHPGPVSLLHWSGKGKPWVRLDQNKPCPLDSLWEPYDLYNKPRHHFIINKDQQNLHPWSFSSSILVGYAHDFL is encoded by the coding sequence ATGCTTCCCTTACGCTTAACCCTTCTCGTTTCATCTCTCTTACTCTGTTCCCTCTTCCAACCTTTCTGCCTCGGGATTCGCTCTTTccccaccaccaccaccaccaccaccgaCAACACCAACAACCCGTTCCAATTCTCCGAAGCACCCGAATATCGTAACGGAGCGGGTTGCCCCGTACCCGGAAATCATAACTCTATCCCCTCATGCGACCCTTCATTAGTCCACATAGCAATGACACTCGATTCTGGCTACCTACGTGGCTCTATCGCAGCCGTTCATTCCGTCCTCCGTCACTCTTCTTGTCCAGAAAACGTTTTCTTCCACTTTATCTCCGCCGAGTTTGACTCACTCAGTCCACGCGTTTTGACTCGTTTGGTAAGATCCATTTTCCCTTCGTTAAACTTCAAAGTCTACATCTTCAGAGAAGACACAGTCATAAACCTAATATCATCGTCGATTCGATTGGCGCTCGAGAATCCATTAAACTACGCAAGAAACTACCTCGGTGACATGCTCGACACGTGCGTGGAACGTGTCATATACCTCGACTCAGATCTCGTGGTGGTGGACGATATATTCAAACTATGGACAGTGAAAATGAGCGAGTCACGTGTGATAGGGGCGCCAGAATACTGTCACGCGAATTTCACAAAGTACTTCACAGACGAATTCTGGAACGACCCATTGTTATCGCGTGTGTTTGGAACAAGAAAGGCTTGTTATTTCAACACGGGTGTGATGGTGATGGATTTGGTGAAATGGAGAGAAGGGAATTACAGGAAGAGGATTGAGAATTGGATGGAGTTGCAGAAGAAAAAGAGGATTTATGAGTTGGGTTCATTGCCACCTTTTTTGCTTGTTTTTGGTGGGAATGTTGAAGCTATTGATCATAGGTGGAATCAACATGGACTTGGTGGTGATAATTTGAATGGGGTTTGTAGATCTTTGCATCCTGGTCCTGTTAGTTTGTTACATTGGAGTGGCAAAGGGAAACCTTGGGTTAGACTTGATCAGAATAAACCTTGTCCGTTGGATTCACTTTGGGAACCTTATGATCTTTATAATAAGCCACGTCATCATTTCATCATCAATAAAGATCAACAAAACCTTCACCCTTGGAGTTTCTCTTCTTCTATTTTGGTTGGATATGCTCACGATTTCTTGTGA
- the LOC101508782 gene encoding uncharacterized protein yields the protein MGETTASNPALQVSISFGRFENDSLSWERWSSFSPNKYLEEVEKCATPGSVAQKKAYFEAHYKKIAARKAELLAQEKQTENDSFRSEDQNGIDLSGRNTCETDSDFGISNNTQDTTDECVTQETSSAVGEIGTSHVDDLKEEGTVSIDYNQSPSVEVDNKELEVESRSQGSHQIDEPEEDVVCIKQEESLEIEAEDVKEISHVVYKDTEKASQVEEKDVKLDHHPNEPKVISVNRENNVAKTKKKSVLPKSKVSQSSTPRTSRPTLTPIKTLASAPSTKKANSSSLPKKQIASGVAENKKVANRSLHMSMSLGPSNPDPVPHTTMRKSLIMEQMGDKDIVKRAFKTFQNKFNQPKASGEVDRSSVTKQVSSRGTASKVPTSTALRKENGRPSTVERKDRRSANAGRTLGPKXXXXXXEREELLISSFFLTKLCSFFHLNQSSRKIEEKPNAKEVERLHLRTKLKDEKEAEMKKLKHDFKATPLPAFYRGQKVSKSRVEKGDAKT from the exons ATGGGAGAGACAACTGCATCAAATCCAGCTTTGCAAGTGTCTATTTCTTTTGGTAGATTTGAGAATGATTCTTTGTCTTGGGAGAGATGGTCttctttctctccaaacaagtACTTAGAAGAAGTTGAGAAGTGTGCTACACCTGGATCAGTAGCCCAGAAGAAAGCTTATTTTGAAGCCCATTACAAGAAAATTGCTGCCCGAAAAGCCGAATTGCTTGCTCAAGAGAAGCAAACTGAGAATGACTCTTTCAGATCAGAAGATCAAAATGGTATAGATCTGAGTGGCCGTAACACTTGTGAGACTGATTCTGATTTTGGTATATCCAACAACACTCAAGATACTACTGACGAATGCGTTACGCAAGAAACCAGCTCTGCTGTTGGTGAAATCGGCACGAGCCATGTGGATGATTTGAAGGAGGAAGGTACAGTTTCAATAGATTATAATCAAAGTCCATCAGTTGAGGTAGATAACAAAGAGCTAGAAGTAGAAAGTAGATCACAAGGTTCCCATCAGATAGATGAGCCCGAAGAAGATGTTGTGTGCATAAAACAAGAAGAAAGTCTTGAAATTGAAGCTGAAGATGTGAAGGAAATTTCACATGTTGTGTACAAGGATACAGAAAAGGCTTCGCAAGTTGAAGAAAAAGATGTGAAATTGGATCATCATCCAAATGAACCTAAG GTTATCTCTGTGAATAGGGAAAATAATGTAGCCAAGACAAAGAAGAAATCGGTGCTACCTAAATCTAAGGTGTCTCAAAGTTCCACACCGAGAACTTCAAGGCCTACATTAACACCAATTAAAACATTGGCATCTGCCCCTTCAACTAAAAAGGCAAATTCTTCTTCTTTACCAAAGAAGCAAATTGCTTCGGGTGTGGCGGAAAACAAAAAAGTTGCCAACAGATCTTTGCACATGTCTATGAGCTTAGGTCCAAGTAATCCTGATCCAGTTCCTCATACTACTATGAGGAAATCTCTCATTATGGAGCAAATGGGGGATAAGGATATAGTCAAACGAGCATTTAAGACATTCCAGAACAAATTCAATCAGCCGAAGGCTTCCGGTGAAGTAGACAGATCCTCGGTAACAAAACAG GTTTCTTCAAGGGGGACTGCATCAAAAGTTCCGACATCTACAGCTTTGCGGAAAGAAAATGGACG gCCAAGTACGGTTGAGAGGAAGGATAGAAGAAGTGCAAATGCTGGACGAACTTTGGGACCAAAATNNNNNNNNNNNNNNNNGGAAAGAG aagaactCCTTATTTCTAGTTTTTTTCTGACCAAATTATGTTCATTCTTTCACCTTAACCAGTCCTCAAGAAAAATAGAGGAAAAACCTAATGCAAAAGAGGTAGAAAGACTGCATCTCCGTACAAAATTGAAG GATGAAAAAGAGGCAGAGATGAAAAAGCTTAAACATGATTTCAAGGCCACACCCCTACCAGCTTTTTATCGTGGTCAAAAAGTATCAAAAAGTCGCGTTGAAAAG GGTGATGCTAAGACATAG